A genomic segment from Treponema sp. Marseille-Q3903 encodes:
- a CDS encoding maltose ABC transporter substrate-binding protein, which yields MKKHTGIMAVAMICLAAVGFTSCSKKKVTLKVWESNGPEREFMEWAAGEYTKTHKNIDIVYEPVGATDARTKIELDGPAGVGADVFVSPHDHIGALVAGGHVLPVTDKSFINDFVDAGRVASTYQGQLYGYPLAIETYALFYNKDIINNPPKTWDEVVEYAKTYNDKSQNKYALLWGVGNAYFSYMFFSAYGVQLFGPNGDDVKQHNINSPETIKGLKYFQSLRKLILDVPAADVSDDFCNSSFIEGKAPMLITGPWKISDFNKAGLNYGITTVPGFEKGGKPATTFSGIRVAFVSAYTEHEAEAKDFAKFLMSKACLEKRFEITKQIPPRKDIKIDDPLSNGILAQAAYAFPMPTISQMGTYWATMNSAYAGIWDGDNVEQDLNSAAAAMEAAK from the coding sequence ATGAAAAAACACACAGGCATTATGGCAGTTGCCATGATTTGTTTAGCAGCAGTTGGCTTTACTTCTTGCAGCAAGAAGAAAGTTACTTTAAAGGTTTGGGAATCTAATGGTCCAGAGCGTGAATTCATGGAATGGGCTGCTGGAGAGTACACAAAGACTCATAAGAACATTGATATTGTTTATGAACCTGTTGGAGCAACAGATGCTCGTACGAAGATTGAACTTGACGGACCTGCCGGTGTTGGTGCTGATGTTTTTGTATCACCTCATGACCACATTGGAGCGCTTGTTGCTGGTGGACACGTTCTTCCGGTAACAGACAAGAGTTTTATCAACGACTTTGTTGACGCAGGAAGGGTTGCTTCTACTTATCAGGGACAGCTTTACGGCTACCCGCTTGCTATAGAAACATACGCTTTGTTCTACAACAAAGATATCATCAATAACCCACCAAAAACTTGGGATGAAGTTGTTGAATATGCTAAAACTTACAATGATAAGTCACAGAATAAATACGCACTTCTTTGGGGTGTTGGTAACGCTTACTTCTCATATATGTTCTTTAGCGCATACGGAGTACAGCTCTTTGGACCAAACGGTGATGATGTTAAACAGCACAACATCAACAGCCCGGAAACTATCAAAGGTCTTAAATATTTCCAGAGCTTGAGAAAACTTATTCTCGATGTTCCTGCAGCAGACGTTTCAGACGATTTCTGTAACTCTTCATTCATCGAAGGAAAAGCTCCAATGCTTATCACAGGACCTTGGAAGATTTCCGACTTCAACAAAGCCGGATTAAACTACGGTATTACAACAGTTCCTGGATTTGAAAAAGGCGGAAAACCTGCAACAACATTCTCAGGAATACGTGTTGCATTCGTAAGCGCATACACAGAACATGAAGCAGAAGCTAAAGATTTTGCTAAGTTCCTTATGTCAAAAGCTTGTCTTGAAAAGCGTTTTGAAATTACAAAACAGATCCCTCCAAGAAAAGACATCAAAATAGATGATCCTTTGAGCAATGGAATTCTTGCACAGGCAGCATACGCATTCCCAATGCCAACAATTTCACAGATGGGTACATACTGGGCAACAATGAACAGTGCTTATGCTGGAATCTGGGACGGCGACAACGTAGAACAGGATCTCAACAGTGCAGCAGCAGCTATGGAAGCAGCTAAATAA
- a CDS encoding carbohydrate ABC transporter permease, with translation MENLIKKTKAASIIYMGLGHVLFLKQYIRGFLLMAFEAIMILCCTPVFGSVIPKKIYGLITLGSPKPAGTPIKNLDHSIFMMIEGLFILILIAIFVVTYIISVKSAQKDMQEIIKKDKYPTFKEIRNKLATRSFPVISITPSILMIAIFTLIPLLFSALIAFTNYSSPDHIPPKSLVDWVGFANFKTMFNSRLGGDWTRAFGSVALWTVIWAVFSTFTCFFVGFLFAVILRDNRIKIPQLYRTVFILPYAIPQMLSLFVWANLLNGTFGPINRTLQFFHIISRGIPWLSDPTMAKVTLILVNIWIGFPYSMILTTSSMTAIPQAQYEAAEIDGASKWQQFCHITLPLVMYQLKPALIMQFAGNINNFGAVFFLTGGGPNMMLNGQNVTISTQAGSTDLLISWIYKLTMNTPNQYNLASVLSILVFVVLVPFALYNFTHTKSFKDGEL, from the coding sequence GTGGAAAATTTAATAAAAAAAACTAAGGCCGCATCTATTATCTATATGGGGCTTGGACATGTCCTTTTTTTAAAACAGTACATACGCGGATTCTTATTGATGGCATTCGAAGCCATCATGATCTTATGCTGCACACCGGTTTTTGGCAGCGTAATACCGAAAAAAATTTACGGTCTTATAACTTTAGGTTCACCGAAACCTGCCGGAACGCCGATTAAAAACCTCGATCACTCAATTTTTATGATGATCGAAGGGCTTTTTATTTTAATCCTTATCGCTATCTTTGTTGTGACTTACATAATAAGTGTGAAGTCGGCACAAAAAGATATGCAGGAAATTATTAAGAAAGATAAATATCCTACTTTTAAGGAAATTAGAAATAAACTTGCAACACGTTCTTTCCCTGTTATCAGCATCACTCCATCAATTTTAATGATTGCGATTTTCACGCTTATACCATTGTTGTTCAGTGCGTTGATAGCATTTACAAATTATTCTTCACCTGATCATATTCCGCCTAAAAGCCTTGTAGACTGGGTAGGTTTTGCCAATTTCAAGACTATGTTCAACTCAAGGCTTGGCGGTGATTGGACAAGAGCATTCGGAAGCGTTGCTCTTTGGACAGTAATATGGGCTGTATTCTCTACATTTACTTGTTTTTTTGTCGGATTTTTGTTTGCCGTTATTTTAAGAGATAACAGAATCAAAATCCCACAACTATACAGAACAGTTTTTATCCTCCCTTATGCAATTCCGCAAATGCTCTCACTTTTTGTTTGGGCAAACCTTTTAAACGGAACATTCGGACCGATAAACAGAACCCTTCAGTTTTTCCATATAATTTCAAGAGGTATTCCATGGCTTTCTGATCCGACAATGGCAAAAGTCACTTTGATTCTTGTAAATATCTGGATTGGGTTCCCATACAGTATGATTCTTACAACGAGTTCTATGACTGCAATTCCTCAGGCTCAATATGAAGCGGCAGAAATTGACGGTGCAAGCAAATGGCAGCAGTTCTGTCACATCACACTTCCTCTTGTAATGTATCAGCTTAAGCCGGCTTTGATAATGCAGTTTGCAGGAAACATAAACAACTTCGGTGCTGTTTTCTTCCTAACAGGAGGCGGTCCGAACATGATGCTCAACGGTCAGAATGTTACAATTTCAACTCAAGCAGGCTCAACAGACCTCTTGATTTCTTGGATTTACAAACTGACAATGAACACACCAAACCAGTACAACCTAGCATCTGTACTCTCAATTCTCGTATTTGTTGTTCTTGTTCCATTTGCACTTTACAACTTTACACACACAAAATCGTTTAAGGATGGTGAATTATAA
- a CDS encoding sugar ABC transporter permease yields MTAKFRRSSAIAPIFLTIILIIQVILILYPIAFTISSSLTESNSLASTSIVPFGNKVSLFQYKRLFTSTNYFHWYMNTLIIAASNSVITVIVCSLCGYIFSRFWFPMKKPIMASMIILQMFPSFIGMIATYVILWKLNALDTLWGLVLVYSAGSIPFNSWLMKGYFDSIPHDISEAAYIDGATPLAAFLKVVIPAARPQVIFLALTSFTGPWMDFIFPRLVLRSDAKKTLAVGLYEMINGRASDQYTMFAAGALLVAIPFTILFIVGQRSLLLSLAGTGGKE; encoded by the coding sequence ATGACAGCAAAATTTAGAAGATCATCTGCAATCGCTCCGATTTTTTTAACTATTATTCTGATAATTCAAGTTATTTTGATTCTCTACCCAATTGCTTTTACTATCAGTTCTTCGTTGACAGAATCGAACTCTCTTGCATCTACGAGCATTGTACCTTTTGGAAATAAGGTATCTTTATTCCAGTATAAAAGATTGTTTACAAGTACAAACTACTTTCACTGGTATATGAATACACTTATCATTGCGGCATCGAATTCTGTAATCACGGTAATTGTATGCAGCTTGTGCGGATACATTTTCAGCCGTTTCTGGTTCCCTATGAAAAAACCGATCATGGCTTCTATGATTATCCTTCAGATGTTCCCGAGCTTTATTGGAATGATCGCAACATATGTAATCTTGTGGAAGCTAAACGCATTGGACACATTGTGGGGATTAGTTCTTGTTTATTCGGCAGGAAGTATCCCGTTCAACTCATGGTTGATGAAAGGATATTTTGACTCAATTCCTCACGATATTTCAGAAGCTGCTTATATCGACGGAGCAACTCCGCTTGCAGCTTTCTTAAAAGTTGTAATTCCTGCTGCTCGTCCACAGGTAATTTTCCTTGCTTTGACAAGCTTTACAGGACCTTGGATGGACTTTATCTTCCCTCGCCTTGTGCTCAGAAGTGATGCTAAAAAAACACTCGCGGTCGGACTTTATGAAATGATAAATGGTCGTGCGTCAGATCAATATACAATGTTTGCGGCAGGAGCGCTACTCGTAGCAATTCCATTTACAATTTTATTTATCGTAGGACAAAGATCTTTGCTATTGTCATTGGCAGGAACCGGTGGAAAAGAATAA
- a CDS encoding alpha-amylase family glycosyl hydrolase translates to MEKNKSKSRFFVKNVAVAVVLFTVTVAFLFSGCTKSQNSNTKNSQSFGITPSEGVYYSLFVRSFSDSDNDGTGDFNGITDKLDYLHSLGITGIWLLPIFPSHSYHGYDVDDYYSVNPDYGTMEDFENLILQCNKRKINVMIDITFNHSSKYNDWFIKSKDSNDPHRTWYHWINTPNNTKVWGHKLWNEDSSHPGNYYAGEFDSGMPDYNLENTELRAELKKVLKFWLDKGVSGFRFDAAGHIYDKIKMPEGFVGSTEKSAEFWKEITNYLKSTRSDQYSVAEVWSSTHIRALSLAGLDSVFHFDLGDNYIINSIKNNSAGNNNYAHIVQNDFLSYEKYNQNFIDAPFLTNHDQARVAGLLRSDTANLKLAAGMYILGQGVPFVYYGEEIGMMSGANDESKRTPMLWGDKGETTWASQADCIYNKKTIPVKVQNKDKNSLLNYYRKLINFRNSHQAFLKGKFSPLDTKNEKISSWTMEYSENVSEKAYVYHNLSEEETVISVPENLKIVFSTYEKKTKLKENKLTVPAKCSVVLL, encoded by the coding sequence GTGGAAAAGAATAAATCTAAAAGCAGATTTTTTGTAAAAAATGTTGCAGTTGCAGTAGTTTTATTTACTGTAACTGTAGCATTTTTATTCTCAGGATGCACAAAAAGTCAAAACTCAAACACAAAGAATTCTCAATCGTTTGGAATCACACCTTCAGAGGGTGTTTATTACAGCCTTTTTGTGCGTTCGTTTTCGGACAGCGACAATGACGGAACCGGTGATTTTAACGGGATTACTGATAAGTTAGATTATCTGCATTCTCTAGGAATCACCGGTATCTGGTTGCTGCCGATTTTCCCTTCTCATTCGTATCACGGATATGATGTAGATGATTACTACTCTGTAAACCCTGATTACGGAACGATGGAAGATTTTGAAAATCTTATTTTGCAATGCAATAAACGCAAAATAAACGTGATGATTGACATAACGTTCAATCACTCGTCTAAGTATAACGACTGGTTTATAAAATCAAAAGATTCAAACGATCCTCACAGAACATGGTATCACTGGATAAATACGCCAAACAACACAAAAGTTTGGGGGCATAAACTTTGGAACGAAGATTCAAGCCACCCCGGAAATTACTATGCCGGCGAATTTGATTCTGGAATGCCAGATTACAATCTGGAAAATACTGAATTGAGAGCAGAATTAAAAAAAGTATTAAAATTCTGGCTCGATAAAGGTGTCTCAGGTTTTAGATTTGATGCAGCCGGTCACATTTACGATAAGATCAAAATGCCGGAAGGCTTTGTCGGTTCTACCGAAAAAAGTGCGGAATTCTGGAAAGAGATCACAAATTATTTGAAATCTACACGCTCAGACCAATACAGCGTTGCAGAAGTCTGGAGCTCAACACACATACGAGCTCTATCGCTCGCAGGTTTAGATTCGGTTTTTCATTTTGACCTCGGCGACAATTACATAATCAATTCAATTAAAAACAATTCAGCAGGCAACAACAACTATGCTCATATAGTTCAAAACGATTTTTTATCATACGAAAAATATAATCAAAATTTTATAGATGCTCCGTTTTTGACAAACCACGATCAGGCACGCGTGGCAGGTTTGTTGCGCAGCGACACGGCAAATCTAAAGCTTGCAGCAGGAATGTACATTTTAGGACAGGGCGTTCCTTTTGTTTATTACGGCGAAGAAATCGGAATGATGAGCGGCGCAAACGATGAATCAAAACGAACGCCTATGCTTTGGGGCGACAAGGGAGAAACAACTTGGGCGTCACAGGCAGACTGTATCTACAATAAAAAAACAATTCCTGTAAAAGTTCAAAATAAAGATAAAAATTCGCTTTTGAATTATTACCGCAAACTGATAAATTTCAGAAACAGCCATCAGGCTTTTTTAAAAGGAAAATTTTCACCGCTCGATACAAAAAATGAAAAAATCAGTTCTTGGACGATGGAATATTCAGAAAACGTATCTGAAAAAGCGTATGTTTATCACAACCTTTCGGAAGAAGAAACTGTGATATCTGTTCCTGAAAATCTTAAAATAGTATTTTCAACTTATGAAAAAAAGACAAAACTAAAAGAAAACAAACTTACAGTTCCTGCAAAATGTTCGGTTGTTTTATTGTAA
- a CDS encoding chromosome segregation SMC family protein, translating into MFLKSLDIYGFKSFADKTHIDFAEGITALLGPNGCGKSNVVDAIKWVLAERNSKNLRAEKMEDVIFNGTERRPALNTAEVTLTIANDTGLLPLDEEEIAITRRLYRSGDQEYFINRRPAGPTEIRRLFLDTGIGKAAYSVMEQGKIDQILSSKPEDRRYLFEEAAGISRSKAEVAEAERELERTRQNMVQIEIAMGEIKRQYDSLKVQSEKTIKYRKYKEEIYNYELDLTLIRLKNFVTDKARREEELNIVREKRDNVRKEIDDISNTISENMDKVKAMQEDLYNKQADLLAIGKEKNGKLELIKQQNEQAMHIKEKLNNLENRKKAIEERIDNIQDDIDEQNASLHVKTKQLNDIKSNIESFEKNIEASGSQITDNDRKSDSLQQKIGEFETHRHQLQSQLAAITEDIVSLLDQKLKDDGFSESAMRIAKEELNTALGKLKIYLDGRKNIFNDYAAQDHSFDNLKKSVKEAGEYFEEAMVQLAGVEKALEKYQNASPAFITEFLSPEGIMTKKRKIDKQISENVSEVENINNQIKELNAKNTELNKKINEYKDTLQKLKLNEIQMAEQINGSQEQIKVLDRQIANERSNLHDVEDELFGETKRADELKEQINDYQNELAEIEYRGKKLAEEMNNLDEEIAKANKSVSGKNSTLNKKREEQNKYQDQYENLTLALNSADNDIRNVKLNFQEQYSRDLMEFEERMYKITTPAAEIREKLATAKKDFSALGSVNLMAPEEFTEVKDRYERQKSNYEDTQKSLENLTRVSEEIKSKSAEMFLETYNQIKKNFHNMFRRLFNGGRAELKLENPTDILTSGIDIYAQPPGKKLENIALLSGGEKTMTAVALLFATYQVRPSPFCLLDEIDAALDDKNVSSFVTALESFASVSQYIIITHNKKTVMGASTMLGITMEESGVSKIIALRLEDTVKRRIETDPYQNDFEEEEVPDEEGVVLPPRPPKRQ; encoded by the coding sequence TTGTTTTTAAAAAGTCTTGATATATACGGATTTAAATCTTTTGCTGACAAAACCCATATTGATTTTGCGGAAGGAATTACAGCGCTTCTTGGTCCAAACGGTTGTGGAAAAAGCAATGTTGTGGACGCTATAAAATGGGTACTTGCCGAAAGAAATTCAAAGAATTTACGTGCAGAAAAGATGGAAGACGTCATTTTTAACGGTACAGAACGTCGCCCTGCCCTAAACACTGCCGAAGTAACTTTGACAATTGCAAATGACACGGGTTTGCTACCTCTCGATGAAGAAGAGATTGCTATCACTCGCCGCCTGTATCGTTCAGGAGACCAGGAATATTTTATAAACAGACGCCCGGCAGGACCGACAGAGATTCGCCGCCTTTTTTTAGACACAGGAATCGGAAAAGCAGCTTACTCTGTGATGGAACAGGGAAAGATAGACCAGATTCTTTCAAGCAAACCGGAAGACCGCCGGTATCTTTTTGAAGAAGCGGCAGGAATAAGCCGTTCAAAAGCTGAGGTTGCAGAAGCAGAACGTGAACTCGAAAGAACGCGTCAGAATATGGTTCAGATTGAAATTGCAATGGGCGAGATAAAACGCCAGTACGATTCTTTAAAAGTCCAATCTGAAAAAACGATAAAATATCGAAAATATAAAGAAGAAATATACAATTACGAACTCGATTTAACACTTATCAGGTTGAAAAACTTTGTTACAGATAAAGCTCGCCGCGAAGAAGAGCTGAATATTGTTCGGGAAAAACGCGACAATGTGCGCAAGGAAATTGATGACATAAGCAATACTATTTCCGAGAATATGGACAAAGTCAAGGCTATGCAAGAGGATTTGTACAATAAACAGGCAGACCTTCTTGCAATCGGGAAGGAAAAAAACGGAAAGCTTGAGCTTATCAAACAGCAAAATGAACAAGCTATGCACATCAAAGAAAAGCTCAACAACCTTGAAAATCGAAAAAAAGCTATTGAAGAGAGAATCGACAATATTCAAGATGATATCGACGAACAAAACGCAAGCCTTCATGTAAAGACAAAACAGCTAAATGACATAAAAAGCAATATTGAATCGTTTGAAAAAAATATTGAAGCAAGCGGCTCTCAGATTACAGACAACGACAGAAAATCAGATTCTTTGCAACAGAAAATCGGGGAATTTGAAACACATCGTCATCAGCTTCAAAGTCAGTTAGCAGCTATTACGGAAGATATTGTCAGTCTCCTCGATCAAAAATTAAAAGATGATGGGTTTAGTGAGAGCGCGATGCGCATCGCAAAAGAAGAGCTCAACACTGCTCTTGGAAAACTCAAAATCTATCTTGATGGTCGAAAAAATATTTTTAATGACTATGCTGCACAAGACCATTCTTTTGACAACTTAAAAAAATCTGTAAAAGAAGCCGGAGAATATTTTGAAGAAGCAATGGTTCAGCTTGCCGGAGTGGAAAAAGCTCTTGAAAAGTATCAAAACGCTTCCCCTGCTTTTATCACTGAGTTTCTTTCGCCTGAAGGTATCATGACAAAGAAGCGAAAAATAGACAAACAGATAAGTGAAAATGTTTCAGAAGTCGAAAATATAAACAATCAGATAAAAGAACTGAATGCAAAAAACACGGAGCTGAACAAAAAGATCAACGAATATAAAGACACTCTTCAAAAGCTCAAACTCAATGAAATTCAAATGGCAGAGCAGATAAACGGAAGTCAAGAACAGATTAAGGTTTTGGACAGGCAGATTGCAAATGAACGCTCGAACTTGCACGATGTGGAAGATGAACTTTTTGGCGAGACAAAACGCGCTGATGAACTAAAAGAGCAGATAAATGATTATCAGAATGAGCTTGCCGAAATTGAATATCGCGGTAAAAAACTCGCAGAGGAGATGAACAATCTCGACGAAGAGATTGCAAAGGCAAACAAAAGCGTTTCCGGAAAAAACTCTACTCTCAATAAAAAACGCGAAGAGCAGAATAAATATCAGGATCAATACGAAAACCTGACTCTCGCTTTGAACTCGGCAGATAACGATATCCGCAACGTAAAACTAAACTTTCAGGAACAATATTCACGAGACTTGATGGAATTTGAGGAGAGGATGTATAAAATTACAACTCCTGCCGCAGAAATCCGCGAGAAACTCGCCACCGCAAAAAAGGATTTTTCTGCATTGGGAAGCGTCAATCTCATGGCTCCTGAAGAATTTACAGAAGTAAAAGACCGCTACGAACGCCAGAAATCAAACTATGAAGATACTCAAAAATCTTTGGAAAATCTAACACGCGTGAGTGAAGAGATAAAATCCAAGTCTGCCGAGATGTTCCTTGAAACATACAACCAGATTAAAAAGAATTTCCACAACATGTTCCGCAGACTTTTCAATGGCGGCCGTGCAGAATTAAAACTCGAAAATCCGACAGATATACTGACATCCGGTATCGATATTTACGCTCAGCCGCCTGGAAAAAAACTTGAAAATATAGCATTGCTCTCCGGCGGTGAAAAAACAATGACGGCTGTTGCGCTTTTGTTTGCTACATATCAAGTGCGCCCTAGCCCATTCTGTCTCCTAGACGAGATCGATGCGGCTCTCGATGATAAAAACGTATCAAGTTTTGTGACGGCACTCGAAAGCTTTGCAAGCGTCAGCCAGTATATAATCATCACACATAACAAAAAAACTGTGATGGGAGCTTCAACTATGCTCGGTATTACGATGGAAGAATCCGGCGTTAGTAAAATTATTGCGCTTCGTCTCGAAGATACTGTAAAACGCAGGATTGAGACCGATCCTTATCAAAACGACTTTGAAGAAGAAGAAGTTCCTGATGAAGAAGGCGTAGTTTTGCCGCCGCGTCCTCCAAAACGACAATAA
- a CDS encoding SIMPL domain-containing protein, translating to MKKYFCSIVFSVLIIGLFSSCLLRNSYESKNDKHYITVSGSGKVSVEPDLISMNFVVRTVDWNVNRAVEKNAANTANVLSALKNAGVADDDVSTDDYRISQDNLNNYPGQYTVSNTINVIIRNISIAGTVIDAAVRQNTGANGITSFQYLASDSSSAIRHARTLAIQDAQDAASLLAGASGCKVGAVADIREDYTTTSSGNDMMLMAKAVGEASSPTSIKQGKITITSNVTIKYILEN from the coding sequence ATGAAAAAATATTTTTGTTCTATTGTTTTTAGTGTGCTTATAATTGGACTTTTTTCGTCATGTTTATTGAGAAATTCTTATGAATCAAAGAATGATAAGCACTATATTACAGTTTCCGGCTCTGGAAAAGTTTCTGTTGAACCTGATTTGATATCGATGAACTTTGTTGTAAGAACTGTAGATTGGAACGTAAATCGCGCAGTTGAAAAAAATGCGGCAAATACTGCCAACGTGCTGTCCGCACTGAAAAATGCAGGTGTTGCAGACGACGATGTTTCAACAGATGACTACAGAATCAGTCAGGACAACTTAAACAACTATCCCGGACAGTACACCGTGTCAAACACAATCAATGTCATTATTCGCAATATTTCTATTGCCGGAACAGTCATAGACGCTGCTGTAAGACAAAACACAGGAGCAAATGGAATTACTTCTTTCCAATATTTGGCATCAGATTCATCGAGTGCAATTCGTCACGCTCGAACACTTGCAATTCAGGATGCTCAAGATGCGGCTTCATTGCTAGCCGGTGCAAGCGGCTGCAAAGTCGGTGCAGTTGCAGATATCAGAGAAGACTACACTACAACATCTTCAGGAAACGATATGATGCTTATGGCAAAAGCTGTCGGCGAAGCCTCTTCACCTACTTCAATAAAACAGGGAAAAATCACAATAACATCAAACGTCACAATTAAATATATTCTTGAGAACTAA
- the serS gene encoding serine--tRNA ligase: MLDYKYIKDNLAAVKENIVNRNMHADADKVVELYDKSTALTTKLQGLQKNRNENAQAMKQKLDNDKRQELIAIGKQIKEEIAEVEKEQKETAFALEEAARQIPNMVHPKAPIGKLDTENLEVKKFGTPRKFDFEPKDHVELGESLDIIDFDRGTKVSGPKFYYLKNEAVFLEQALIMYALNTLRKHNFNMFITPDVAKEDILKGIGFNPRGNESNVYSIEDEGTCLVATAEITLGGYHQDEILDKASLPRFYGGLSHCFRREAGAAGQFSKGLYRVHQFDKVEMFAYSTPEQSDEIHEKLRLIEEEIFTGLGLPFHVVDTCTGDLGAPAYRKWDLEAWMPGRNGGEYGEVTSTSNCTDYQARRLNIKYKDDDGKNKYVHTLNGTAIAAGRAMLAILENYQNADGSVSIPEVLIPYCGFDKILPKKK, from the coding sequence ATGTTAGATTATAAATATATAAAGGACAATCTGGCAGCGGTAAAAGAAAATATCGTAAACAGAAATATGCACGCTGATGCAGATAAAGTTGTTGAACTGTACGACAAATCTACTGCATTGACAACAAAATTGCAGGGGCTTCAGAAAAATCGAAACGAAAATGCACAAGCTATGAAACAGAAGCTTGACAATGATAAGCGTCAAGAACTTATTGCAATTGGAAAGCAGATTAAAGAAGAAATAGCTGAAGTAGAAAAAGAGCAAAAAGAGACAGCGTTTGCCCTTGAAGAAGCGGCTCGTCAGATTCCAAACATGGTTCATCCGAAGGCTCCTATCGGAAAACTCGACACGGAGAATCTTGAAGTCAAAAAGTTTGGTACTCCACGCAAGTTTGATTTTGAACCAAAAGATCACGTTGAGCTCGGCGAATCACTCGATATAATTGACTTCGACCGCGGAACTAAAGTTTCGGGACCAAAGTTTTATTATCTAAAAAATGAAGCAGTTTTTCTTGAACAAGCTTTGATTATGTACGCATTGAACACTTTGCGCAAACATAATTTCAATATGTTCATCACTCCTGATGTCGCAAAAGAAGATATTTTGAAAGGAATCGGGTTTAATCCTCGAGGAAACGAATCTAACGTATACTCAATTGAAGATGAAGGAACTTGTCTTGTCGCAACTGCTGAAATAACACTCGGCGGGTACCATCAAGATGAAATTTTAGACAAAGCTAGCCTCCCGCGTTTTTATGGAGGGCTTTCACACTGTTTTCGCCGAGAAGCCGGTGCTGCAGGTCAGTTTTCTAAAGGGCTGTATCGCGTACATCAGTTTGATAAAGTTGAGATGTTTGCATATTCTACTCCGGAACAGTCCGATGAAATTCATGAAAAACTTCGCCTAATCGAAGAGGAAATTTTTACAGGGCTTGGTCTTCCGTTCCACGTAGTCGACACATGTACAGGTGACCTCGGTGCCCCTGCTTATCGTAAGTGGGATTTGGAAGCTTGGATGCCGGGACGCAACGGTGGAGAATACGGAGAAGTAACATCAACTTCAAACTGTACAGATTATCAAGCAAGAAGATTGAACATAAAATACAAAGACGATGATGGGAAAAACAAATACGTTCACACGTTAAATGGAACTGCAATCGCAGCAGGACGCGCAATGCTTGCAATCCTTGAAAATTACCAGAATGCGGACGGCTCTGTATCAATCCCGGAAGTGCTTATTCCGTACTGCGGTTTTGATAAAATTTTACCAAAGAAAAAATAA